In Chloroflexota bacterium, the DNA window GACTATTATTTCGCGGCGGCCAACTACCCGATGGTCATGCTCATCACCGGCCGCGGTTGCCCTTACAAGTGCTTTTTCTGCGTCTATCCACAGACTTTTCACAGCCGTAAGTACCGACCGCGCAGCGCCGCCAGTGTGGTCGATGAGTTTCAGTGGATCGCGGAAAACCTACCCGAGGTACGGGAAATCGGCATTGAAGACGACACATTCACCGTCGACCAGGAAAGGGCGAAGGAGATATGCCGTCTCATCATTGAACGAGAGATAAAGATAAAGTGGTACTGCAACGTGCGGGTCAACCTGAAGCTGGAGACGATGCGGTGGATGAAGAAAGCTGGCTGCCGACTGGTCACCGTCGGCTTTGAAAGCGCCGACCAGGAATCCCTGAACCGGATGCAGAAAGGGATAACGGTGGCGCAGATTAAGCAATTCGTGCACGATACCAGGAAAGCCGGCCTGCTGGTTCACGGCTGCTTCATCATCGGCAATCCTGGAGAGACAGCCGAGACGATGGAGAAGAGCCTGGAACTGGCCGAGGAGTTGAACTGCGATACGATGCAGTTTTTCCCGCTGCTCGTCTATCCGGGAACGGAAGCCTACCGGTGGGCAAAAGAAAATGGCTACCTTACTTCCGATAATTTTTCCGACTGGGCAGATGAAGGCGGTATGTACCGCAGCGTGCTCAATATGCCCGGACTTCCAGCAGAAAAGGTAGAGGCGTTCTGCTTGCGGGCTAACCGTGAGTACTACCTGCGGCCCCGATATATGCTGATGAAGCTGAGGCAACTGATTTTCGGACCGAGAGAAGTAAGGCGAACTTTAAAGGGAGCATTCACTTATTTCAAGAGACTGCCCAAGAGCTATCGCTCACGGTATCGGTAATTTATATCGACCAGCGGTTGCCTAACCGCTTGTTATTAAGCTATCTCTCCCGTAATCTCCCTGACGCTCTGCCTGACGTTTTCGATTTTCAGTATCTTTTTCCAGTCGGGCTGGAAAATCTGCCCCCTGGCTTTGGTGGCCGCCAGTTTGGCCCCGTCGGAAACCGGCGCGCCGGCAAAATCCCAGACGATGGCCACCGTGGTGCGGATATGACCGAGCAGAAAGTCCAGGACCGCCTGCTGGGGAAGGCCCATTTTGATTACCTCTTCCATAGCTTCCCGGATAACCATGAAGCAGGTCAAAGCTAAAGTTTCCACCAGCGCCGGTTCCAGAACTGCCATCTGCTCGGTGGTGACTCGATGCGCTCTCAGAACCGGGGCGAAGATGGTTCGGGCGATGGCTTCTCCCTTGGCGTAGCCTTCATCCGGGCCGTGGTGCAGTGAACAGACGATGTTCTGTTGCGCTTTGACGCCGCCAAACCAGTCGCGCTGTGCCTCGATATCTGTTTCCTCGCCAAACATCGGTGGGTGGCAGGGATGGCTGATGAAATAGGATATGTCTTCTCGCTCCGGCAGTACGCCGGCATATCCCGCCGCCGGGTCCAGCCCCATGACCATGGTGCCGCTTCTGAGTTTGGGGACGATATCACTGCATATCCTGCCGATGAGCTTATCCGGCAGGGCCAGGATAACGACGTCGGCCTGCTGGAGTGCCTCGTCCTGCGGCGTGGCCGAAAGGCCGAGTTCCGCCAGGCTGGCTTTGCCGGCATCGCTTATCTCAACGTACAGTGTTTTATGGTCTGCATTATCTTTTAAGTTCCTGACGATGCGCAGACCCATCTTACCGCCCGCACCCATCAATGCAATTGTGCTCATACTGCTACTCCTTTGCTATTTTTCGATGTGCCAAATGTAATGGTAATTTCTTTACCCATGCTTGTCAAACCTGCTTATCAGTTGACAAATAAGTATCTGTTCAATAAATTATAGACGTTGAATCGTCGAAATGGAAAGGAGGATGTGAAATGGAGTGGGGAATGGCAAACCGTTTGGCACAGTTAATTCAGCCGGATGGTCATGCGCTTTTCTTGCCCGTTGACCACGGATACTTTCAGGGTCCGACCAGGAAGCTGGAGGAACCGCGCAGGACTATTGAACCGCTGCTACCGTATGTGGATGCGCTCTTTATCACCAGAGGCGTCCTGCGCGCATCAGTGGACCCGGACAACAGCAAACCGGTCATCCTGCGGGTATCCGGGGGCACCAGTGTGGTGGGGAAAGACCTGGCCAATGAAGGGATTACGACGTCGCTGGAAGAAGCCATCCGCCTCAATGCTTCCGCCGTGGGCATTTCCGTATTCGTTGGCTCCGATTATGAGAAGGAATCGTTGTTGAACCTGGCCAAGCTCGTTGATGACGGGGAGCGATACGGCATTCCGGTGATGGCGGTTACCGCGGTGGGAAAAGAGCTGGAAAAGCGGGACGCTCGCTATCTCGCTCTCGCCTGCCGCATTGCGGCTGAGCTGGGCGCACGCGTGGTGAAAACCTACTGGTGCGAGGACTTCGCCAAGGTAACCGGGGGCTGTCCGGTGCCGGTAGTCATGGCCGGTGGGCCACAGGTTGATACCGAGCTGGAGATATTTGAGTTTGTCCACGACGGTATGCAGAATGGCTCCATCGGGGTGAATCTGGGGCGGAATGTATGGCAGAACGATTTCCCGGTAGCCATGATAAAGGCCATACGTGCCATTATTCATCAAAATGCGACTCCAAAAGAAGCTCAGGAAATATACGATAGCGAGAAGAACAGCCAGGCGAAGAAGTCATGACCGACAAAGGTAGAAGGAACATGCACGTGGCCATGTGGTATAACAACCGTGATGTGCGCGTTGAGGAAATGCCCGTCCCGCAGATAGGCCCCGGTGAATTGCTCGTAAGGGTGGAAGCCAGCGGCATCTGCGGCAGCGATGTCATGGAGTG includes these proteins:
- a CDS encoding B12-binding domain-containing radical SAM protein, with product MNVLMMNPPFKGRFSRTSRSPAVTLGGTIYYPFWLAYATGVLEQNGFQVQLIDAPARGLDVNDVIGQAKKQPPQLIVVDTSTPSIYSDVKVAEQLKENFPTSFVILVGTHPSALPEETLKLSEKVNAVAVGEYDYTIRDLALCLERGEDLRTVDGLVFREGNQLIQNKPRTLIENVDELPFVSEIYKRHLNVRDYYFAAANYPMVMLITGRGCPYKCFFCVYPQTFHSRKYRPRSAASVVDEFQWIAENLPEVREIGIEDDTFTVDQERAKEICRLIIEREIKIKWYCNVRVNLKLETMRWMKKAGCRLVTVGFESADQESLNRMQKGITVAQIKQFVHDTRKAGLLVHGCFIIGNPGETAETMEKSLELAEELNCDTMQFFPLLVYPGTEAYRWAKENGYLTSDNFSDWADEGGMYRSVLNMPGLPAEKVEAFCLRANREYYLRPRYMLMKLRQLIFGPREVRRTLKGAFTYFKRLPKSYRSRYR
- a CDS encoding semialdehyde dehydrogenase; its protein translation is MSTIALMGAGGKMGLRIVRNLKDNADHKTLYVEISDAGKASLAELGLSATPQDEALQQADVVILALPDKLIGRICSDIVPKLRSGTMVMGLDPAAGYAGVLPEREDISYFISHPCHPPMFGEETDIEAQRDWFGGVKAQQNIVCSLHHGPDEGYAKGEAIARTIFAPVLRAHRVTTEQMAVLEPALVETLALTCFMVIREAMEEVIKMGLPQQAVLDFLLGHIRTTVAIVWDFAGAPVSDGAKLAATKARGQIFQPDWKKILKIENVRQSVREITGEIA
- the lsrF gene encoding 3-hydroxy-5-phosphonooxypentane-2,4-dione thiolase, which encodes MEWGMANRLAQLIQPDGHALFLPVDHGYFQGPTRKLEEPRRTIEPLLPYVDALFITRGVLRASVDPDNSKPVILRVSGGTSVVGKDLANEGITTSLEEAIRLNASAVGISVFVGSDYEKESLLNLAKLVDDGERYGIPVMAVTAVGKELEKRDARYLALACRIAAELGARVVKTYWCEDFAKVTGGCPVPVVMAGGPQVDTELEIFEFVHDGMQNGSIGVNLGRNVWQNDFPVAMIKAIRAIIHQNATPKEAQEIYDSEKNSQAKKS